The DNA window AGTAGAAGAAGATTAGAAGATCTCAGAGAGTTTAGAAGTCTTTTTACTGCATAATCCCCATTGAATAATATTACAGACTTTATATAATGCATTAAGAAATAACTAATCAAGCTAAACTATAGGAAGTAAATCAACTTATCCCACTAAGGCCTAATATATTGGCTAATTAAAAGGACAATTCATAACCCACTACTGTAATGGTGGTTATGAATGAACGTGATACATATCATAGGAACTTGTAATGGATTGGTATGTCTATACAATTACTTTTTTGATGATCCACTTTACATATACAATCCTTTCACTATTGAGTATATAGAGTTGCCAAGATTGGATGTATCTCCAAATTCAGTCTGCAGAGTGGTTTTCGGGTTTGGATTCTGCCGAAAAGTAAATGAATATAAAGTGGTAAAAATACTTTACTACAAGCAAGCAAACAATGATTTTGTTGGTGGTGCACCAGAGGCTATTGTGCTTAGTACTAAAACTCCTACATGGAGAAAAATTGGTAAAATTAGTTATGATCTTACAGGTCCAACATCAGAGGCATTAGTGGATGGAAAACTTCATTGGCTGACATTTGATATTGTGCATGAAGATGTGAAATACAGAGAGATTATTTCGTTCGACTTAGAAACCGATCAATTCCAAGTTGTTCCGAGACCAAGTTGTGGAGGATTGAATCGGATCAATTATCATCTTTTGACAGTACGAGGTTGTCTTTCTGCAGTCGTTTCGTGTAACGGAGGATCGAATGAGATATGGGTGATGAAGGAATATAATGTGAGGACATCTTGGAGAAAGGAGATGATCATTACAAGTTATGTGCCTCAAGGTTTGAGATTGAACATGGCTCCTCCGGCTCGAAGAAAGAAGAACGGTTATTTAGGAAGGCGATTTCGAGTTTTATGTGTTTTGAAGAATGGGGAATTGTTGTTGCTGTATCAGTGCAGATGCATTGTGTCCTACAATCCAGATACTGGAGAGTTCAAGGATGTGAATTTTCAGGGACTTCCACTTGAATTCCTAGCATTTGTTCATGTAGGCAGCCTCATTTCAACCAACAGAATTAGTGGTGTGCAAAATCCGAGCCAAGCCGAATAACCAAACGAAATTGACAAATTTGATTGATTcggtttgaaatttaaaaaataactttttagtttgtttgatttggcaataaaaatatttcatttcatttttcatGCATGTCGGACCGAAAAAAATAACCAATCTGACCGGTTCAATTTAGTttggaaaatattaaaattcctGTAAGACATGTTCAGTTCGAGAAAgtttgatttaaaccaaatgtgtTTGGCATGGAGAATGGAGATGGCAacaaatttcgaattaataatACTTCTTCCCCATATTTTCAACTTTTTCGTTTATTTTACAAACTTCTAAAGTCGTCACTTTTAtctaattttcagttttaattgcatccattttttaaaattggagtTTTTCCACTCTGAAAATAGTTCAAATATGTCCATATTTGGCACATAGTCTAGATAAACACTTAATGtattaaaaaatactaaaaatttgGGACAAAGTATTAGAAATGaagaatatatttaattttt is part of the Mercurialis annua linkage group LG3, ddMerAnnu1.2, whole genome shotgun sequence genome and encodes:
- the LOC126672229 gene encoding F-box protein At3g07870-like, encoding MNVIHIIGTCNGLVCLYNYFFDDPLYIYNPFTIEYIELPRLDVSPNSVCRVVFGFGFCRKVNEYKVVKILYYKQANNDFVGGAPEAIVLSTKTPTWRKIGKISYDLTGPTSEALVDGKLHWLTFDIVHEDVKYREIISFDLETDQFQVVPRPSCGGLNRINYHLLTVRGCLSAVVSCNGGSNEIWVMKEYNVRTSWRKEMIITSYVPQGLRLNMAPPARRKKNGYLGRRFRVLCVLKNGELLLLYQCRCIVSYNPDTGEFKDVNFQGLPLEFLAFVHVGSLISTNRISGVQNPSQAE